A single genomic interval of Xyrauchen texanus isolate HMW12.3.18 chromosome 8, RBS_HiC_50CHRs, whole genome shotgun sequence harbors:
- the LOC127647171 gene encoding interferon alpha-13-like, whose translation MDHHLMAWLCTIVCFAQVWSLPTNCILNKHLMKTSYTLIETMGGLFPLQCLKDHVSIPFPQYVFQSNNTQQVTGVEKAIYQTLQNIGTLFENDGVPDQWNAQKLDDFLNIIYRQIEDSKCVMNKSEGTQDFTSRDDALKAYFDIISTVVKEKGFSYCAWEIMRKEILHTLKFILTQNSDIML comes from the exons ATGGATCATCATCTTATGGCCTGGCTGTGCACCATTGTCTGCTTTGCGCAGGTTTGGTCATTGCCAACAAACTGCATCCTCAACAAGCACTTGATGAAGACGTCATACACACTTATAGAAACGATG GGGGGTCTTTTTCCTTTGCAATGCCTGAAGGACCATGTTTCCATTCCTTTTCCCCAATATGTGTTCCAGTCCAACAATACACAGCAG GTTACTGGTGTCGAAAAAGCCATTTACCAGACACTCCAGAATATTGGCACCCTGTTTGAGAATGATGGTGTTCCTGACCAGTGGAATGCGCAAAAGCTGGATGACTTTCTAAACATCATATACCGCCAGATTGAAGACAGCAAATGC GTGATGAATAAGTCTGAAGGGacacaggatttcacaagcaGAGATGATGCACTCAAAGCTTACTTCGATATCATATCCACAGTTGTGAAAGAAAAG GGTTTTAGTTACTGCGCATGGGAAATCATGAGGAAGGAGATTCTCCACACTCTCAAGTTCATATTGACGCAAAACTCCGACATCATGTTATGA
- the LOC127647673 gene encoding interferon alpha-13-like produces the protein MALVRFMLLCSFLIYSQVCSMPTKCIIRRDHVESSHNLLENMGGLFPRECLEENVEITFPKSALQSNGSNQKIAVYTIMRHIDALFENETHPESWVPEKVDAFRHNVYRLKEDNKCVNFGETHGPVDDFPAMDDALRNYFEELATLLRNKDYSFCAWEVVRKELLSVLKDILQINSSE, from the exons ATGGCACTTGTACGTTTCATGTTGCTGTGTTCATTTCTTATTTATTCTCAAGTGTGTTCAATGCCAACAAAGTGCATCATTCGGCGGGACCATGTGGAGTCATCTCACAATCTACTTGAGAATATG GGAGGCCTTTTCCCTCGTGAATGCTTGGAAGAAAACGTCGAGATAACGTTTCCTAAATCTGCTCTGCAATCAAACGGCTCCAATCAg AAAATCGCAGTTTATACAATCATGAGGCACATTGACGCTTTGTTTGAGAACGAGACCCATCCTGAATCCTGGGTCCCGGAGAAAGTTGATGCTTTCCGGCACAACGTTTATCGCTTAAAAGAAGATAACAAATGTGTAA ATTTTGGGGAAACGCACGGACCCGTGGACGATTTTCCTGCAATGGACGATGCCCTGAGAAACTATTTCGAAGAATTGGCCACTCTTCTTAGAAACAAG GATTACAGTTTCTGCGCATGGGAGGTGGTCCGAAAGGAGCTCCTGAGTGTTCTTAAAGACATCCTCCAGATTAACTCATCCGAATAG
- the LOC127648149 gene encoding interferon alpha-13-like produces FQSNNTQQVTGVEKAIYQTLQNIGTLFENDGVPDQWNAQKLDDFLNIIYRQIEDSKCVMNKSEATQDFTSRDDALKAYFDIISTDVKEKGFSYCAWEIMRKEILHTLKFILTQNSDIML; encoded by the exons TTCCAGTCCAACAATACACAGCAG GTTACTGGTGTCGAAAAAGCCATTTACCAGACACTCCAGAATATTGGCACCCTGTTTGAGAATGATGGTGTTCCTGACCAGTGGAATGCGCAAAAGCTGGATGACTTTCTAAACATCATATACCGCCAGATTGAAGACAGCAAATGC GTGATGAATAAGTCTGAAGCGacacaggatttcacaagcaGAGATGATGCACTCAAAGCTTACTTCGATATCATATCCACAGATGTGAAAGAAAAG GGTTTTAGTTACTGCGCATGGGAAATCATGAGGAAGGAGATTCTCCACACTCTCAAGTTCATATTGACGCAAAACTCCGACATCATGTTATGA
- the LOC127647172 gene encoding interferon alpha-13-like: protein MDHHLMAWLCTIVCFAQVWSLPTNCILNKHLMKTSYTLIETMGGLFPLQCLKDHVSIPFPQYVFQSNNTQQVTGVEKAIYQTLQNIGTLFENDGVPDQWNAQKLDDFLNIIYRQIEDSKCVMNKSEGTQDFTSRDDALKAYFDIISTVVKEKGFSYCAWEIMRKEILHTLKFILTQNSDIML from the exons ATGGATCACCATCTTATGGCCTGGCTGTGCACCATTGTCTGCTTTGCGCAGGTTTGGTCATTGCCAACAAACTGCATCCTCAACAAGCACTTGATGAAGACGTCATACACACTTATAGAAACGATG GGGGGTCTTTTTCCTTTGCAATGCCTGAAGGACCATGTTTCCATTCCTTTTCCCCAATATGTGTTCCAGTCCAACAATACACAGCag GTTACTGGTGTCGAAAAAGCCATTTACCAGACACTCCAGAATATTGGCACCCTGTTTGAGAATGATGGTGTTCCTGACCAGTGGAATGCGCAAAAGCTGGATGACTTTCTAAACATCATATACCGCCAGATTGAAGACAGCAAATGC GTGATGAATAAGTCTGAAGGGacacaggatttcacaagcaGAGATGATGCACTCAAAGCTTACTTCGATATCATATCCACAGTTGTGAAAGAAAAG GGTTTTAGTTACTGCGCATGGGAAATCATGAGGAAGGAGATTCTCCACACTCTCAAGTTCATATTGACGCAAAACTCCGACATCATGTTATGA